TCACGACCTTCTCCGGCCAGCGTGGATGGCTAAACCAGATGCGGATGGTCGTCAGCGTCGACGGCACCGCTTGCGTAAACACGACGACGTCGTCGACTTGATCGATGAAGAGCGTCTTTTGCGGCGTCTCCAACTCACCAATGAAGGAAGGAGTCGAGCCTGGGTCGACATCGGCGGACCGTCCCAGCGTCATATGGGTCGGTCCGTCGATCTCAGGATACACACAAACGATCAGGCAATTCGAGCTCGCGGCGACCAGGTTGCCGTTCCGCTCCAGCTTGTCAACGGGAACGTCATAGTCACCACCGCCATGGACGAAAACGATCGAATTCACGGGTTGGATAGTGGCAGTTTGGGTCATCCTACCGTCTCCTCTGGATCGCCCGAATGTTCCCGCCTTGCGCATCGCTGCATGATCGACAATGAGGGTAAAGCCTCTGTCCACTTCCTTTCGGGCTCAGCGCGTTTGGAATTTGGTGGTCAGGGATAAAGTTCCGACTAGGTAAACCCGGCTCGGTCGTGCCGCATGTATGGCACCCATATGTATAGCCCAGCCGATTGATTTCCTGTCGTTCCTCAGCTGTGAATCGTCGGGATGGGCCGCGGGATGGTATCGATTCTTCCGCAAATGGCCCCGGCCCGATTCCCATCCCTTGCAGCTCGCGCAGCCGCGCCTCGGCTTGCCTAACCGCAGCCTGGTTCGTCGCAATTGCGCCTTCGATGCCCTCCGAGATGCTAGCTGGCGGCTTCCAACGCGCATCGATTTCCTGCACCCGACGGATCGCCGCCTGCGCCTGCAACTCGGACGCGACGAGCCGAGCCTGCTGGGCAGGCGTCGCGTTCGGCCAGGCACCGGCACCTCCACGCGACCTACCCGTTGCCCAGTCGAGAGAGTCCTTGTCCAGGCCATCGAGGGCTCTCTCGAGGTCCGAGCTTAGACTGTCCTCACCGGCGCTGCCCTCACCTCCACCGCTCGTCCACTGGCCGCCATCGGGATTTCCTGCCGGGACGCGCGGTTGATCGGGGTTGTATTTGGACGCGACCGGGGTCCGAGACCCTCTGGCGAGCAGATCACGTCTCAGCTCCAGCAGTGCCAGGGCGATCCGCTCGACGCCGAGCCGCATGTCGAACAATGCAGTTGCGAAATCCGCTTGCGCCACGGCCTACTCCCTCGCCCGAAGCGCATTATCGGGCCGGCTAGGACACCGGTGATAAGATCTCCCATTATCCCCGCGGGCAGGCGCATTCGGCTTCATGGGCCTTTGCAACCACCACCACGCCCCCTATGTCCGCTCTTTCCGTCGGAGCATGACCAGATGCGGCTCGCGATCCTCTCCGCCCTCGCGCTCAGCCTTCTCGCAACGAATGCCGTCCGCGCCGAGACGCTGAAACCCGAGCGCAGGATCGAAGCGACCTCCGACTTCACCGGCAAGAAGCCACGCAAACCCGCCAAGGACATCAGCGGCATCGCCTGCCGCCCGCCCGCCGGTGGCGACTATCGCTGCCTCGTGATCAACGACGAGAACAAGGCCGCCCAGTTCGCGACGCTGAGGCAGGGCGCGATCATCCCCGGCCCCAGCCTGCCGCTGGTCAAGGACAGCGCCCCCGCCGCCGCGAGCGGACGCCAGCCGGCGATCAGCTGCCCCAAGCATGGCGGCTTCGAGGATTTCGACGGCGAGGGCGTCGCCTTTGCCGATCGCCATTACTACGTCGTCGGCTCGCATGGCTGCTCGCGGCGCAGCGGCGAATATCGGCCCTCCTCCTTCCTGCTGGCCCGGATCGTGGCCGGCAATGGCGAGGCCGGCACCCCCGAATTGAGCTGGCGCGTCGCCGATCTGCTCGGCGCGGCCGGCGAGGTCGCGCCCTTTGTCGGCAAGGCGCTCGACGAGACGAGCAACGGGCT
This genomic interval from Bosea sp. 29B contains the following:
- a CDS encoding DUF3616 domain-containing protein, which gives rise to MRLAILSALALSLLATNAVRAETLKPERRIEATSDFTGKKPRKPAKDISGIACRPPAGGDYRCLVINDENKAAQFATLRQGAIIPGPSLPLVKDSAPAAASGRQPAISCPKHGGFEDFDGEGVAFADRHYYVVGSHGCSRRSGEYRPSSFLLARIVAGNGEAGTPELSWRVADLLGAAGEVAPFVGKALDETSNGLNIEGLAVVGDRLWLGLRAPALGGRAFLVGGSVAELFKPGSEPAASKPQLLAFAAGAQRGVRDLTPLADGRLLVLVGPAQEQDVPYAILLLDTADPAAIRELGELPRRKDAKAEALAVLAQERGELRVLIGYDSVKNGGFEEYRLKLP